The Salvia splendens isolate huo1 chromosome 20, SspV2, whole genome shotgun sequence nucleotide sequence ctccatccacctcccacgggtaccgtgggcgtttgagacccgctcgtccctAGAGTAGGCTcattgttgtgctccatttcgcgttgttgttcttgtacaaaaattaagatagagagaatactcgttaaaacaagtggtgcaaatgaaaatgatgtgcaaatcgcgtatatatagtgtttcgaaaattaaataaataaataaataatccgCTGGTCGATCggtcgccgatcgggagcctgcaatggcggccagtcgatcggcgagcgcatcggccagcgctcgggaatcggcgtgcgcttgccgtttttctcgccgatttggcgctcgcctgctgtaatggttcggcgagcggaccggcgagcgccagtGATCGGCTAGCCAGTCCGCTCGCCGTCATTGTGGATGATcttatctaattttttttaattcatttatctCAAGAGTTACATGAAATAACATGGCAAGTGCATAGCAATACTAGTTGGAAAAATGCAAGACTAatagcatcagcaatggcgcccgtcccggtggaattccgcggcggacgtccaccattgtgcatggtatgcacggatacggaattccgccgaggacaccgcagttccgcggcgttacgcggaattccgtcgcgatgggcttgcggacgtccgccattgcgttgactcccacggacgtccgcgcggaattcccgtttattgcattattttttttaaatttctatatatacggctcgttgaactgcatttcattcgcaccactttttttaacaagtttctctctctctacatttcttttaCATATCCGGAATagctggtagtggtagtggtgggcattatgaacacatgatgcgcctgattcatgcacgtgtgcgggaatcagcggagagggaggaacaagcggccttggcgccggcggtacctcgacccatccatcgtcgaactattatacccgggaccacctcgctgcccacacttggttgtatgaggattactttgcgccggagccacggtttggggagaacctgttccggcgacggtttaggatgcatcgtccgctctttccgcgtatcgtgggcgctttggagcatcgatacgggtatttcagggtaAGGGAGGCGCAATCCGGTgtcgcggccgacatgttcgacgagtacctccacatcggcgagacgactgcccgcgattgcctgaagtattgttgtcagggcgttagggagatattcggggataggtatcttcggaggcttacccccgaagattgtcaggctctgctggatatgcacgggaatcagcacaggtttccggggatgttaggcagcatagattgtatgcattgagaatggaagaactgtcccgctgcctggaaatggatgtacactactggtttcaaagCCAAGAATCCCATGATGATCCTTGAAGtagtagctgactaccggctgtggatttgacatgcatattttggaatagccgggtctaacaacgacatcaacgtccttcagtcgtcgccccttttcaacgagcagtgcatgggcgttggtccggccgtcaacttcgtcgccaacggcaaccagcacaatatgagctattatttggcggatgagatataccctatgtggcccgcctttgtgaagacgatcagatgcccagcagatgaaaagaagatatattttgatgtgctccaggctcgatggacggcagtgaagggtccaacacggttgtggtatgttgacagcatcgccgacatcatatacgcatgtattatcatgcacaacatgattgtcgaaggtgaaggtccagcactgactgattggaccaatgatgatgctggtgctgcgggtccaagccacggcgtggccactagcaatgtacgcatgaggattagacatgcccaccggttccggttccggcggttaaccgccgaaccggaaccggcggttccggaaccggaaccggaaccggcgcaatattcccgaaccggaaccggcgcaattcggttcgcggtccggttcaggttcaagatatttcgaaccggaaccgtcaccgaaccggcggttcgggacggttcggaaccggcggttaaccgtggaaccgccggttccggcgcttaaatcgaggcagggggatgggggccggtggtgatcttcaaaaacggtcgaaaccgccggtttttcggcggttaaccggcggttaaccggaaaaaccggcggttaaccgccggtttagtggctttcgaggcggcgcggagcacgaggcgacaatggagcagcttttgcagacggttcgttgaccgaaccggcggttttatttcggaaaccggcggttttggcccggaaaccggcggttccgccggttccggcggttttccgccaaaaccgccggttttgtgaaaattcaatttttttttttttttttaaatttcaaattcgaattcttccattttccccctcatttttttctataaatacccccctctatcctcatttacattcaccccactcttgtgttaataagagtttctctcttcaatctctcaattctctctctttgtctccaatttctcatttgtgctattgtgcttccatttaattacgcaattgctactcttattacgcattgttatacacttatacagttatacttgttcccgtagttctataagttgtctttctttctcaattactaaaacaaaaaaaaatatattattccatatttctacatttctacataccattccaataaaattgtggatacgtaggcaactcaacttaaatttgaaaagtttaactttgaaagtttaagttgatctcaagcccttttcaatttttcctttttcccccccatttcatttttttttaaatttaccttccgagtccgacgaggcgacgagccgacgcccgacgacacttgtaaattatattacattgttgtatgttgttgtattgtatacttatgtattgtaaattgtaatgtatcgttgtccgttacaactcaaaatcaataaaatttatttcattttctccttattcgtcttatttgtgcttgaattatgcattgtcttgttccgatttgttgtataaagccaaatttcaaatttaaaaaaaaaaaataaaaataattgaaccggcgaaaccgccggttcaaaaaccggaaccgccaaaaccgccggaaaaccggcggttccgaaccggaaccggaaccgcccggttttcgaaccggaaccggaaccgtgaaatagcctcacggtccggttccggttccgcttccgccaaaaccggaaccggcggtttcgaaccggaaccgccggttttcgaaccgtgggcatctctaatgaggataccccatgacgatatcgatcgagtccgtgcatttgccgacatgcgccaaagacAAGCCCATGTTCGGCTCCAGAACGAttttattgaagaagtatggcagcggaggggtcgtcgttgatgtagtttttaattattgaaatgttttttttttttaatttggtgaaatgtacttttctttttttatttaatggaattttttctctatttgtgtcgaaattttaattccgtaaattgtttaatttgtgaatttgtgatttttttaattgttggaagtccttggggatgtccgccacggTGCATAATGACGTGGTTGTGCAGTGAGAAGTCCGTATGACATGTATCTCTCTAGATCTCTTTCTTGCCTGATTAATTTTTCTTTCACTTCCACCTTTTTGCACCACACATTCAAACATCTTGTGATTTTCTCTTTCTAGATCTACAAATTATTTTAATCTCAGCTCAGACGTTCACATCTCTCAGGTAACAATTCTCATACTTAATTTACATCTCTGCTTTTATTTGTTCGTTTAGAATTTAACAAGATCTTGCTAATATTCCGGAAATGAATGTTTGAATTTCTTGTACATGTAAAATGAAGGAAATTTTGAATAATTATCGTAAACTCTAACAATCTTGCTTGTAGATTGCTAGTGCTTACCATCATGCTTAACATCGTGCTTGTAGATTAATAGTGCTTAGCATCATTTTGAATAATTATCGTAAACTCTGAAATCTTGCTTTgttcattacttgcaaattcaTTTTCGGACTGGATAAATGCTTGCTAGAAAAATGAGATTGTAACTATTTTTCTCATATAATAATTCTTGTTTTTGGTTTATGTTTACTCTGGGAAAAGCAAAGTGGTGAAAATGTTAAGCCGGATTTTCGAGCCAATTTTGACAAAGGTATGTGAGTCAATTTTGTCAAAGTTGGTTGAACAAACGGCGGATAATGCACACAACAATCTCAAAAGTATAAAGGACTTTGAGCTCAATCTAAAAGCTCTGCAGAAAAAGTTGAAGTCATTGTGTGCTAAGGCATCTGATGTTGAGGAGGAAATCAAGAACTCAGAGCTTTCTGGTCGAAAGAAAAGGAAGCGCGAAGTTGAGGAGTGGTTGGAAGAAGTCAGGTCCATTGAAAAGCAAGTTGTTGAGTTGTGCACTCAAGTGGAATCCGAAGGATTTATTATGAGATTGATGGATGGAGGGTTGCCGGCTAAACTAATTGATGAGGTTGACTTGCTTGTTGAGCAAAGTCGGAATTTTGGTGAACTTGTCCTTGATGTTTGTGGAAGTAGGGGAGATAAGTTGTTGACTAATGGGATGGTTGGTCAAGCTTTTCATGAAAATTTGGAAACGATTTTGAAACATTTGGAGAGTGGGCAAGTGTTGAGCATTGGTGTTTATGGTATGGGTGGTGTGGGAAAAACGACACTGGCAAAGCACATTCACAATCTACTCCTCCAACACTCTCAGGGACGTGTGATTTGGGTTACAGTCTCTGAAGAATTTAGTGTTACAACTTTACAAGATAAAATAGCTCGTTTCATAGGTCTGGAGTTTGTGGATGAGAAAAATGAAGACATAAGGGCAGCAAGACTCCATACAACTTTGTCTCAGATGAAGAATTCAGTGCTGATATTAGATGATGTCTGggaaaaaattgatttattaaagGTTGGTTGTCCCATTTCTGTAGAGTGTTGTAGGCTGATTATAACTACTCGCTCCTTAGAAGTGTGTCGTCAAATTTGTTGCCAAAAAGTGATTCCAGTGCAAACTCTACATCATCATGAGACATGGGAATTGTTCAATGAAACACTAAGAAATGAGATAGAACTTGATTCTTCAGCAGAAAAAATTGCGAGATCTGTGGCAGAATTGTGTGGTGGTCTGCCCCTAGGAATTGTTACAGTGGCGGGAAGCATGAGGGGAGAGAGAGCCATTCATACATGGAGAAATGCTTATGAAGAACTAACAGAACGTGTCTCGGGGAATGATGGCATGGGAGAAGGTGATGTTTATAAAGTATTGAGATATAGTTTTGATCGGTTGAAAAGGAACCGTCATAGTCAGACTAATGAATTCAATACATTGCAACATTGTTTCCTCCATTGCGCGTTATATCCTGAAGATAAAGAAATAACGAGAGAGCGTTTGGTTAGAGAGTTCGTTTCAGGACGGTTGGTGGATGAAAGAAAGACAAGGAGAATGCAAGTTGAGCAAGGACATTCCATATTGGATAAATTAGTGAATGTGTGCTTATTGGAAAGTTGTGTTGGTCCTGGTTCTACGGAATGCGTGAAGATGCATGATCTTGTAAGAGGAATGGCATTGAAGATATGTGAGGGGAAATATATGGTAAGAGCAGGTGATTGGTCTTTGAAGGAAATTCCCAAAGAAGTAGAGTGGGCAAAGGATCTGGAGAAGGTGTCCATAATGTACAATGGCATAACGAGAATTGAAGAAGGAATGTCTCCCGATTGTCCTATTCTCTCAACGTTGCTTTTATGTTATAATGTTTGGTTGGAGTTTATCCCAGATtcattcttttctaaaatgcaAGGACTATGCATTCTTGATTTGAGCATGACTAAGATAACAATGCTGCCAAACTCAATCTGTGCCATGAAGAGCCTCAAGGCATTGCTCCTTAGGTCGTGTAGTAAGCTAGAAAATGTGCCATACTTGGGAGAGATGAAACAACTCAGGGAGCTAAACCTCTCGGATACAGGCATCAAGGAAGTACCTCAAGGAGTTGGGGAATTATTCAATCTCAATTTCCTCGCAATGGATGCGTGGAAATTTAAGATTCTTCCAAAAGGATTGTTTCTTAAACTTGGGAATCTTCAGCACTTGGAATTACCATCGCATATAGAAGTAGAAGTTGAAGAAATTGAGAATCTGAAACTGCTAGAGGAGTTTAGTGGAAGAttaaaaaatgtgaatgaaTTTAATTCTCTTATTACAAGTTGGGGAAGTCGGGTGCATGACACTTGCTACACAATAGGAGTGGGATCATATCATGAAAGTTTCTATCAGAATGTTGGAAGAGAAGTATGTTACAATAAAGAGTTGATCGTGTCGGAATGCAACCTTGAAGATGAGAGAGTATTAGCAGAGGGAATTGTGGATGGATTGAAGAGATTGAGAATGGAAAGATGTGGAGGAATAGAGTACATTTGGAATAGTGAGGCAGGATTATCATCTCAAATATCTGCTCTTGAAAAAATTGAACTGGTTGAGTTGGATGCTATGAAGGGGTTGATCGAAAAGGGGGAAATAGGAGCATCAGCTTCACTTGCACGATCTGTGTTTTCCTCTCTGACAAAGCTAAGGATTGAAAAGTGTAACAAGATGACGACACCAATATTAGGAGTTCCCAACCTCGAAGATATTGATATGAGAGAGTGTGAAGAAATAGAAGAGATATTCGAAGATGAGGGAACAAGTTCCCTCACCCTCCCTAAATTAAAAACCTTAAGGTTATATTGGCTGCCAAGACTAAGGAAGGTGGGGACACTATCCGGAGTTCCCAACCTCGAAGTTATTGATATAAGCAAGTGTGAAGAAATAGAAGAGATATTCGAAGACGAAGGAACAAGTTCCCTCACCCTCCCTATATTAAAAACCTTAAGGTTATATGGGCTGCCAAGACTGAGGAAGGTGGGGATACTATCAGGAGTTCCCAACCTTGAAGATATTCATATCACCAAGTGtgaagaaataggagagatatTCGAAGACGAAGGAACAAGTTCCCTCACCCTCCctaaattaaaaactttaagGTTATATGGGCTGCCAAGACTGAGGAAGGTGGGGATACTATCAGGAGTTCCCAACCTTGAAGATATTCATATCACCAAGTGTGAAGAAATAGAAGAGATATTCGCAGATGAAGGAACAAGTTCCCTCAACCTCcctaaattaaaatacataaagttAGATGAGCTGCCAAAACTGAGAAAGGTGGGGATACTACTATCAGGAGTTCCCAACATTCAAGTTATTTCTGTGAGAAAGTGTGGAGAAATAGAAGAAATATTTGAAGATGAAGAAACAGGTTCCCTCACCCTCCCTAAATTAAAAAAGTTGAAGTTGAAAGAGCTTCCCACACTGGAGAGCCTATGCAAGGGAACAACCATCATTTGCAACTCCATTGAAGCTATCTCCGTGAAAAATTGCCCAAGATTGATGAACAAACTTCCTGTGCTTGTGGATTCGGCTGTGCCTCGACGATGTCAGATAACGGTGAACCCAGAATTGTGGGAATCGTTGAAGTCGGACAATCCCAATATCTCTCTATTTTCCAAATCTGATGAAAAGCTAATCATACTCCCTACTatattcttttaaaaatagaaacttttccATTCTCTATTAGTAGGAGTATTAGATAACGGAAGGGAGGGGAGTATAATGCAAAGTTTTTGGCGCACATGTGCGTCTTTAGATATTAGCTGTCAGTGTGCGTCTTTTCTCCATCCTCAGACACGCTAACAATGGTCCACGGATCTGCTGCATTCCACTGAAAATCAACCACCTTGTCCCTGtcataaatattactacttgAAGTTGAAGGCAAAGATAGCAATGGCATTTTTCGGGCAACACCAATGCAAAGGAATGGTAATTTTTCATGCTTctgataataaaaaatgaagttGGGAAGGAGTGATTTTTGCTTGAGCAAGAAAAGGATAACTGGGGACAAAGTTTGAAAGTTGTGGCTGTTTTTAAGTTGGTTCATAGAGAATAGTCATGGCACATGGAGAGTAATCGCTCACCTTTGCATGATCCCATATATTTAAGATGCCATCCTCTGCTTTAGCCGGAGACcactaaaaaaattatatgtCAGTTAAAATAGATCTACAACTTTCCTGGGAAAAGAATATATGgaaaaggaaggaaaaaaataaCTAGAACCCAAAAGGTAGCTTCAAATCAGGTAACAGCTTGTTTACTTTCACTTGAAGTTCATCACCCCTGTTAAGAATGCACAAACTTCACAAACAAAAAAGTTGCTTGACACTAAATAAGTGAATTCATTAAGCAAAAACCAATAGAAGAATAAATTAATGACATGTATGAGGACGTATTCAACATATATTGGATTTCTACTTTGTTCATTACTTACAAATTCATTTTTGGACTGGATATATGATCGCTAGAAAAGTGAGATTGTAGCTATTTTCTCATCAAATAATTGTTGTTTTTGGTATGTGTTTTATCTGGGAAGAGCAAGGTGGTGAAAATGTTAAGCCGGATTATCGAGCTGATTTTGACAAAGGTATGGGAGTCAATTTTGTCAAAGTTGGTTGAACAAACGGTGGATAATGCACACAACAGTCTCAAAATTATAAAGGACTTTGAGCTCAATCTTAAAGCTCTGCAGAAAAAGTTGAAGCCATTAGGTGCTAAGGCATCTGATGTTGAGGAGGAAATCAAGAATTTGGAACTTTCTGGTCGAAAGAAGAGGAAACGTGAAGTTGAGGAATGGTTGGAAGAAGTCAAGTCCATTGAAAAGCAAGTTGTTGAGTTGGGGACTCGAGTAGAATCTGAAGGATGGAGAGTTACCAGATAAACTAAATGGCGAGGTTGACATGCTTGTTGAGCAAAGTCGGAATTTTGGTAACTTGTCCTTGATTTTTGTGGAAGCAGGGGAGATAAGTTGCCGACAAATGGGATGGTTGGTGAAGCTTTTAATGAAAATTTGGAAACGATTTTGACACTTTTGGAGAGTGGGCAAGTGTCGAGCATTGGTGTTTGTGGTATGGGCGGTGTGGGCAAAACGACACTGGCAAAGCACATTCACAATCAACTCTTCTAACACTCTCAGGGACGTGTGATTTGGGTTACAGTCTCTCAAGAATTTAATGTTATGACTTTACAAGATAAAATTGCATGTTTTATAGGTTTGGACTTTGTGGGTGAGGATAATGAAGAATTAAGGGCGGCGAGACTCAGTACAACTTTGTCTTTGTTGAAGAATTCAGTGCTGATATAAGATGATGTGTGGGAAAATATTGATCTATTAAAGGTTGGATGTCCCATTTCTGTCGAGTGTTGTAGGCTGATTATAACAACTCTCTCCTTAGAAGTGTGTCGTCAAATTTGTTGCCAAAAAAAGATTCAAGTgcaaaatctaaaaaataatgAGGCTTGGAAATTGTTCAATGAAACTCTAAGAAATGAGATAGAACTTGATTCTTCGGTAGAAGAGATTGCGAGATCTGTGGCAGAATTGTGTGGTGGTCAGCCCCTAGGAATTGTTACAGTGGCTGGAAGCATGAGGGGAGAGAGAGCCATTCATACATGGAGAAATGCTTATGCAGAACTCAAAGAACATGTCTCAGGGATAGATGGCATCAGAGATGGAGATGTTTATAACGTATTGAAATATAGTTTTGATCGGTTGAAAAGGAACAGTCATAGCTAGGGTAGTGAGTTCAATACATTACAACATTGTTTCCTGCATTGTGCGTTATATCCTGAAGATGAAGAATTAATGAGAGATCGTTTGGTTAGAGAGTTCATTTCAGGAGGGTTGGTGGATGAAAGAAAGACAAGGAGAATGCTAGTTGAGCAAGGACATTCCATATTGGATAAATTAGTGAATGTGTGCCTATTGGAAAGTTGTGCTTTTCCTGGTAGGTTTGGTCCTACAGAATGCGTGAAGATGCATGATCTTGTAAGAGGTATGTCATTGAAGATATGTGAGGGGAAATATATGGTAAGAGCAGGTGATAAGTCTTTGACTGAAATTCCCAAAGAAGCAGAATGGGGAAAGGATCTGGAGAAGGTGTCCTTTATGAACAGTGGCATAATGAGAATTGAAGAAGGAATGTCTCCCGATTGTCCTAAGCTCTCTACATTGCTTTTATTCGGTAATCATTGGTTGGAGTTTATCTCAGATTCATTCTTTCCTAAAATGCAAGGACTAAGCACTCTTGATTTGAGCTCGACTAACATAACAATGCTGCCAAACTCAATCTGTTCCATGAGGCATTGCTCCTTAGGGCGTGTTTTAAGCTAGAAAATGTGCCGTACTTGGGAGAGATGGAagaacttaaggagttagacctctcagaaacagACATCAGGGAAGTCCCTCAAGGAGTTGAGGAATTATTCAATCTCAAATTCCTCGCATTGGATGCGCGTAAATTGGAGATGCTTCCAAGAGGATTGTTTCTTAAACTTGAGAAACTTCAGCACTTGGAATTACCATTGCATTTAGAAGTAGAAGTTGAAGAAATTGAGAATCTGAAACTGCTAGAGGAGTTGAGTGGAAGAGTGGAAAATGTGAATGATTTTAACTCTTTTATAACAAGTTGGGAAAGTCGGGTGCATGACACTTGCTACACATTAGGAGAGGGATCATATCATGAATGTTTCTATCCGAAAGTAGGAAGAGGAGTATGTTATAATAAAGAGTTGTTCCTGTCAGAATGCAACATTGAAGATGAGAGAGTATGAGCAGAGGGAATTGTGGAGCTAACAATTAGTAAGTGTGAGGGTTAGAGCATTTTTCTTTGTGGATGGATTGAAGAGATTGAGAATTAAAAAATGTGGAGGAATAGAGTACATTTGGAGGAGTGAGGCAGGATTATCATCTCAAATGTCTGATCTTGTAGAAATTGAACTGTATAGCTTGGATGGTATGAAGGGGTTGATCGAAAAGGGGGAAATAGGAGCATCAGCTGCACCTGCACAACCTGTGTTTTGTTTTCCTCACTGAAAAACCTATCAGGAGTTCCCAACCTTGAAAACTATTTTTGTGAGTAAGTGTGGAGAAATATTTGAAGTTTGTTGTTTTGATGAGATTATTGTGTAATTAATTATACAGATATGCATCAGTGTGTCTAAGAAGAAACCTGCGTGGTTTGGAGATTATGTCTCCAAATGACATTAGTTGTTCTTTTTAtggttattttaattatttattttgattgaatattttattttatagactTTTTGAGTTGAGCATACTATAATCTATAAGCTCCGTTTCaggttttcttgttggttctttcccggaatGATCGAGTCGAACCAAACCTAGAGTCCTTAGATAATATAAATAGAGATTCCGTTCACCAATCAATATATCAGAAATTTTCCTACTTTTATCgcctttttttcctttctctgCAAGTTTCCATAATAACAAAACCCTAGTTGAAGAGAAGCTTGGCTGCTCAGGAACgatcccgcgaacgaaccaATACTTCCTCGACGAACTATCGGTTCCCCTCTGATACGTCTAGAGTCAACTCTAACATCTTGCTTGTAGATTGCTAGAGCTACCAATATTACCTATAGCATGGCACCATGTTTACATATTCAACATAGATTGGATTTATACAGTAAATAATACACCGGAAATCAAAACAAGAAAACGAACTCTCGAAAAATTGTATTGGTGATGATGTAAACGAACTACTGGATTCAAATTCACATTAATCGCGAAGGAGAGTAATAGTAAATCAGCTAACAACACTCAGAACTAGCAAGCTGAAAAACTGATCTAATGCTAGTTAGATCCTACGGCTCAGATTAAAACATCTAAACTAAAACGCCATCAGACGGCTCCTGAATCTCCTCGCATCTTCGATTAACAGAACTTGATCTTgctcttctttctttctttctctctctaatcgAAGACTTCATTTGTTGAT carries:
- the LOC121782757 gene encoding probable disease resistance protein At4g27220, which produces MLSRIFEPILTKVCESILSKLVEQTADNAHNNLKSIKDFELNLKALQKKLKSLCAKASDVEEEIKNSELSGRKKRKREVEEWLEEVRSIEKQVVELCTQVESEGFIMRLMDGGLPAKLIDEVDLLVEQSRNFGELVLDVCGSRGDKLLTNGMVGQAFHENLETILKHLESGQVLSIGVYGMGGVGKTTLAKHIHNLLLQHSQGRVIWVTVSEEFSVTTLQDKIARFIGLEFVDEKNEDIRAARLHTTLSQMKNSVLILDDVWEKIDLLKVGCPISVECCRLIITTRSLEVCRQICCQKVIPVQTLHHHETWELFNETLRNEIELDSSAEKIARSVAELCGGLPLGIVTVAGSMRGERAIHTWRNAYEELTERVSGNDGMGEGDVYKVLRYSFDRLKRNRHSQTNEFNTLQHCFLHCALYPEDKEITRERLVREFVSGRLVDERKTRRMQVEQGHSILDKLVNVCLLESCVGPGSTECVKMHDLVRGMALKICEGKYMVRAGDWSLKEIPKEVEWAKDLEKVSIMYNGITRIEEGMSPDCPILSTLLLCYNVWLEFIPDSFFSKMQGLCILDLSMTKITMLPNSICAMKSLKALLLRSCSKLENVPYLGEMKQLRELNLSDTGIKEVPQGVGELFNLNFLAMDAWKFKILPKGLFLKLGNLQHLELPSHIEVEVEEIENLKLLEEFSGRLKNVNEFNSLITSWGSRVHDTCYTIGVGSYHESFYQNVGREVCYNKELIVSECNLEDERVLAEGIVDGLKRLRMERCGGIEYIWNSEAGLSSQISALEKIELVELDAMKGLIEKGEIGASASLARSVFSSLTKLRIEKCNKMTTPILGVPNLEDIDMRECEEIEEIFEDEGTSSLTLPKLKTLRLYWLPRLRKVGTLSGVPNLEVIDISKCEEIEEIFEDEGTSSLTLPILKTLRLYGLPRLRKVGILSGVPNLEDIHITKCEEIGEIFEDEGTSSLTLPKLKTLRLYGLPRLRKVGILSGVPNLEDIHITKCEEIEEIFADEGTSSLNLPKLKYIKLDELPKLRKVGILLSGVPNIQVISVRKCGEIEEIFEDEETGSLTLPKLKKLKLKELPTLESLCKGTTIICNSIEAISVKNCPRLMNKLPVLVDSAVPRRCQITVNPELWESLKSDNPNISLFSKSDEKLIILPTIFF